A single genomic interval of Zingiber officinale cultivar Zhangliang chromosome 4A, Zo_v1.1, whole genome shotgun sequence harbors:
- the LOC121973459 gene encoding peamaclein-like, with protein MLHFTMKLFSATTVFLLLLLASSFLQAAMAGSAFCEGKCKVRCAKAGMMDRCLNYCGMCCEDCKCVPSGTYGNKDECPCYRDKVAKNNKNSKNNQNKPKCP; from the exons ATGCTTCATTTCACCATGAAGCTCTTCTCTGCGACCACTGTTTTCCTGCTTCTGCTCCTCGCTTCTTCCTTCCTCCAAGCTGCCATGGCTGGCTCAG CGTTTTGTGAGGGTAAGTGCAAAGTGAGGTGTGCGAAGGCGGGGATGATGGACCGGTGCCTCAACTACTGCGGGATGTGCTGCGAGGACTGCAAGTGTGTGCCCTCGGGGACTTACGGCAACAAGGATGAGTGCCCTTGTTACAGGGACAAGGTCGCCAAAAACAACAAGAACAGCAAGAACAACCAGAACAAACCCAAGTGCCCATGA